One window of the Amycolatopsis mediterranei genome contains the following:
- a CDS encoding MFS transporter produces MTSTRRVKTAVAAAGISSFALLYAPQPVLPQLAAQYHLDPGGAALAVSVATGALAIAVLPIAALSEVVGRRPVILTSVVASVVFGLLLPLMPTYPALLVLRALQGIAIAGFPGVAAAYLAERLGRAGVAAAVGAMIAGNTVGGMLGRLASGFTAGPLGWRGALFVVAGVGAVCSAVTVVTLPPGTRAAGAARVRDVTRGLVTALSKPVLLAQYAVALLAMGSFVALYNAAGFRLTGEPLDLSPAIASLVFLAYASGSVSSAAAGRLVARVGRRRALVGALLLTAAGAALTLPNSLPLVITGFLILTCAFFAAHAVANGWAAADAPENARGQVGGMYTATYYLGSSVGGAAGAWVYGHAGWPWLIALVAGWLLLAVAAVGAGTRNAPTLPGRVPAKFFGLVAGRARSSLIM; encoded by the coding sequence GTGACTTCCACCCGCCGAGTCAAGACCGCCGTCGCCGCGGCCGGAATCTCCTCGTTCGCCCTGCTCTACGCGCCGCAGCCGGTGCTGCCGCAGCTGGCGGCGCAGTACCACCTCGACCCCGGCGGCGCGGCGCTCGCGGTCAGCGTCGCGACCGGCGCGCTCGCCATCGCGGTCCTGCCGATCGCGGCGCTGTCCGAAGTGGTCGGCCGCCGCCCGGTGATCTTGACGTCGGTCGTCGCTTCGGTCGTGTTCGGCCTGCTGCTCCCGCTGATGCCGACGTACCCGGCGCTGCTGGTCCTGCGCGCGCTGCAGGGCATCGCGATCGCCGGCTTCCCCGGGGTGGCGGCCGCCTACCTGGCCGAACGCCTCGGCCGGGCGGGCGTCGCGGCGGCGGTCGGCGCGATGATCGCCGGCAACACGGTCGGCGGCATGCTCGGCAGGCTGGCCAGCGGGTTCACCGCCGGCCCGCTCGGCTGGCGCGGCGCGCTGTTCGTCGTCGCGGGTGTGGGGGCGGTGTGCTCGGCGGTCACCGTCGTGACGCTGCCGCCGGGCACCCGTGCCGCCGGGGCCGCCCGGGTGCGCGACGTCACAAGGGGGCTGGTCACGGCGCTGAGCAAGCCGGTGCTGCTCGCCCAGTACGCCGTCGCGCTGCTCGCGATGGGCTCGTTCGTCGCCCTGTACAACGCCGCGGGCTTCCGGCTGACCGGGGAGCCGCTGGACCTCTCGCCGGCGATCGCTTCGCTGGTCTTCCTCGCGTATGCGAGCGGCTCGGTGTCCTCGGCGGCGGCCGGGCGCTTGGTGGCGCGGGTGGGCCGCCGCCGGGCCCTGGTCGGGGCGCTGCTGCTGACGGCCGCGGGCGCGGCGCTGACGCTGCCGAATTCGTTGCCGCTGGTCATCACCGGGTTTCTGATCCTGACCTGCGCATTCTTCGCCGCGCACGCGGTCGCGAACGGCTGGGCGGCGGCGGACGCGCCCGAGAACGCCCGCGGTCAGGTGGGCGGCATGTACACGGCGACGTACTACCTGGGCAGCAGCGTGGGCGGCGCTGCCGGGGCGTGGGTGTACGGGCACGCGGGCTGGCCGTGGCTGATCGCGCTGGTGGCGGGGTGGCTGCTGCTCGCGGTGGCGGCGGTGGGAGCCGGGACCAGAAATGCCCCCACCCTCCCCGGCAGGGTTCCGGCAAAGTTTTTTGGCCTGGTTGCAGGGCGGGCACGGTCCTCGTTGATCATGTGA
- a CDS encoding O-methyltransferase — MNTPTPAAAPADSGFVDGYLPDDEVLSSARARAEDLGCTPLSAGAGATLRFLAATLRAKAVVEVGTGAGVSGLSLLRGMAPDGVLTSIDVEPEYQRAARATFREAGFAPGRTRLIIGRALDVLQRLTPGGYDLVFVDSAHIEYPGCYELGVSLLRRGGIIAFHNVLAGGRVIDPAHRDPETLALREVARAFREDERLVPALLPVGGGLLVAAAT, encoded by the coding sequence GTGAACACGCCCACCCCTGCGGCCGCACCGGCCGATTCCGGGTTCGTCGACGGGTACCTGCCCGACGACGAGGTGCTGTCTTCGGCGCGGGCACGGGCCGAGGACCTGGGCTGCACCCCGCTCAGCGCGGGTGCGGGAGCGACGTTGCGCTTCCTGGCCGCGACGCTGCGCGCGAAGGCCGTGGTCGAGGTCGGCACGGGCGCGGGGGTGAGCGGGCTCAGCCTGCTGCGCGGGATGGCCCCCGACGGCGTGCTGACCTCGATCGACGTGGAGCCGGAGTACCAGCGGGCGGCGCGCGCGACGTTCCGGGAGGCCGGCTTCGCACCGGGCCGCACCCGCCTGATCATCGGGCGCGCGCTGGACGTGCTGCAGCGGCTCACGCCGGGCGGCTACGACCTGGTGTTCGTCGATTCCGCGCACATCGAGTACCCCGGCTGCTACGAGCTGGGCGTCTCGCTGCTGCGGCGCGGCGGGATCATCGCGTTCCACAACGTGCTCGCCGGCGGCCGGGTGATCGACCCGGCCCACCGGGATCCCGAGACCCTGGCCCTGCGCGAGGTGGCACGGGCGTTCCGGGAGGACGAACGCCTGGTCCCGGCCTTGCTGCCGGTGGGCGGCGGGCTGCTGGTCGCGGCGGCTACCTGA
- the sigE gene encoding RNA polymerase sigma factor SigE, with protein sequence MEVPAPAMQNAVADTGAKPVTLDEAAWTPPSWDEVVREHGDRVYRLAYRLTGNAHDAEDLTQETFIRVFRSLASYKPGTFEGWLHRITTNLFLDMARRRSRVRMEGLPEDTDRIVGDDPSPEQVYSDTHLDPDLQAALDELPPEFRAAVVLCDVEGLSYEEIGATLNVKLGTVRSRIHRGRQALRASLERRRAHAPQSAKVTV encoded by the coding sequence ATGGAGGTGCCTGCTCCCGCGATGCAGAACGCCGTTGCCGACACCGGGGCCAAGCCCGTGACCTTGGACGAGGCGGCGTGGACGCCGCCGTCCTGGGACGAGGTCGTGCGCGAACACGGCGACCGCGTCTACCGGCTCGCCTACCGCCTGACCGGCAACGCCCACGACGCCGAGGACCTCACGCAGGAGACCTTCATCCGGGTCTTCCGCTCGCTCGCGTCCTACAAGCCCGGCACGTTCGAGGGCTGGCTGCACCGGATCACCACCAACCTGTTCTTGGACATGGCCCGCCGCCGCTCGCGCGTGCGGATGGAAGGCCTGCCCGAGGACACCGACCGCATCGTGGGCGACGACCCGAGCCCCGAGCAGGTCTACTCGGACACGCACCTGGACCCGGACCTGCAGGCGGCGCTCGACGAGCTGCCCCCGGAGTTCCGTGCCGCCGTGGTGCTGTGTGACGTCGAAGGGCTGTCGTACGAGGAGATCGGCGCGACGCTGAACGTCAAGCTGGGCACGGTCCGCAGCCGCATCCACCGCGGGCGTCAGGCGCTGCGCGCGTCGCTCGAGCGTCGTCGCGCTCACGCACCGCAGTCTGCGAAGGTGACGGTATGA
- a CDS encoding anti-sigma factor family protein: protein MTAPRGWALPESHLLPDVVVAFVDGELSHGARDRAASHITRCPACAAEVRAQRQTMEAIRHAGAPSMSAGFLASLQSIPQHTELPSTPDNLAITSDGQLVAVQRPDRVAGLRDSGVLGGVAPLGSSAPLGHSSNVLGGGRFKRRAAQGAGVVVSGLVLSALALVATSADGDGSPETGGGAPQPANLLPAQMAVPQQPAPVSTPASSTPAAVPAGIR from the coding sequence ATGACCGCACCGCGAGGCTGGGCACTTCCCGAGTCGCACCTGCTGCCGGACGTCGTGGTGGCGTTCGTCGACGGCGAGCTTTCCCACGGCGCACGCGACCGCGCGGCGTCGCACATCACCCGCTGCCCGGCGTGCGCGGCGGAGGTGCGCGCCCAGCGCCAGACGATGGAGGCGATCCGCCACGCGGGCGCGCCGTCGATGTCGGCGGGCTTCCTCGCGAGTCTCCAGTCGATCCCGCAGCACACGGAGCTGCCGAGCACCCCGGACAACCTGGCGATCACGTCGGACGGCCAGCTGGTCGCGGTCCAGCGCCCCGACCGGGTCGCGGGCCTGCGTGATTCGGGCGTCCTGGGCGGGGTGGCACCGTTGGGATCATCGGCCCCGCTGGGCCACTCTTCGAACGTCCTCGGCGGCGGCCGTTTCAAGCGCCGTGCCGCACAGGGAGCGGGCGTGGTGGTATCGGGCCTGGTGCTGAGCGCACTGGCCCTGGTGGCCACCTCGGCGGACGGCGACGGATCCCCGGAGACGGGCGGCGGAGCCCCGCAGCCGGCGAACCTCCTGCCGGCCCAGATGGCGGTACCCCAGCAACCGGCCCCGGTCTCCACGCCGGCGAGTTCGACCCCGGCGGCGGTCCCGGCGGGCATCCGCTGA
- a CDS encoding S1C family serine protease, translated as MMTEPNVNPEQPGAREAEAEADRLGPRPLARPAVDPAQAAVFGRPQGVDGAFDQLYSPRKTNGVNLAPPAPESLAEAFRRPPGAEGVLLERPREAVGDAPDAEPPLWTGTRDPWRDPGAAAVLAGPAVAAEDDAKPAKRPPGALLSLPEVLFGRRVQPKALVLLGVVALLVGAVGGLVGWWVADTGTELTGSATIAEAEAGKERPAGSVAEIAKRVAPAVVSLEVFKPGAESGEQGSGVMIDPQGYILTNEHVIASAAADPGVKVTAVFIDGTRTEAKLVGADQKTDLAVVKVNVTNPTVLQVGKSADLQVGDTVMAIGSPLALQNSVTAGIVSALNRPITAGGDNGAAPVTYEAIQTDAAINHGNSGGALVDSTGALVGINSSIRSAGADGGSIGIGFAIPSDYAIKIAKALIKDGKVQHADIGINASSTVAGSSAMGAQVKNVAPGGPAANAGIKEGDVITKIGNRLVRDSAELTVAVRAHDVGEVVPVSLARDGAGFVVDVTLASD; from the coding sequence ATGATGACCGAGCCGAACGTGAATCCCGAGCAGCCCGGCGCACGCGAGGCCGAAGCCGAGGCCGACCGGCTGGGCCCGCGGCCGCTCGCGCGGCCGGCCGTCGATCCGGCGCAGGCCGCCGTGTTCGGCAGGCCGCAGGGGGTCGATGGTGCGTTCGACCAGCTTTACTCCCCGCGGAAGACCAACGGCGTCAACCTCGCCCCGCCCGCGCCCGAATCGCTCGCCGAGGCTTTCCGGCGCCCGCCCGGGGCCGAAGGCGTGCTGCTCGAACGGCCGCGGGAAGCCGTCGGTGACGCGCCCGACGCCGAACCGCCCCTGTGGACCGGCACTCGCGATCCCTGGCGTGATCCCGGGGCCGCCGCGGTGCTCGCCGGGCCCGCCGTGGCCGCCGAAGACGACGCGAAGCCCGCCAAGCGGCCGCCCGGTGCGCTGCTCAGCCTGCCCGAAGTGCTCTTCGGACGGCGTGTGCAGCCGAAAGCACTCGTCCTGCTCGGCGTCGTCGCGCTGCTCGTCGGCGCCGTCGGCGGCTTGGTCGGCTGGTGGGTCGCCGACACCGGGACCGAGCTCACCGGCTCCGCCACCATCGCCGAAGCCGAAGCCGGCAAGGAACGCCCCGCCGGGTCCGTCGCCGAGATCGCCAAGCGCGTCGCGCCCGCCGTCGTCTCGCTCGAGGTCTTCAAGCCCGGCGCCGAGTCCGGCGAGCAGGGCTCCGGCGTCATGATCGACCCGCAGGGCTACATCCTCACCAACGAACACGTCATCGCCTCCGCCGCCGCGGACCCGGGCGTCAAGGTCACGGCCGTCTTCATCGACGGCACCCGCACCGAGGCCAAGCTGGTCGGCGCCGATCAGAAGACCGACCTCGCCGTCGTGAAGGTCAACGTCACCAACCCGACCGTGCTGCAGGTCGGCAAGTCCGCGGACCTGCAGGTCGGCGACACCGTGATGGCGATCGGCTCGCCGCTGGCGCTGCAGAACTCGGTGACCGCCGGCATCGTCAGCGCGCTGAACCGGCCGATCACCGCGGGCGGCGACAACGGCGCCGCGCCGGTCACCTACGAGGCCATCCAGACCGACGCCGCGATCAACCACGGCAACTCGGGCGGCGCGCTCGTCGACTCCACCGGCGCGCTGGTCGGCATCAACTCGTCGATCCGCTCGGCGGGCGCGGACGGCGGCAGCATCGGCATCGGCTTCGCCATCCCGAGCGACTACGCGATCAAGATCGCGAAGGCGCTGATCAAGGACGGCAAGGTCCAGCACGCGGACATCGGCATCAACGCGTCGTCGACGGTCGCCGGCTCGTCCGCGATGGGCGCGCAGGTGAAGAACGTCGCCCCCGGCGGCCCGGCCGCGAACGCGGGCATCAAGGAGGGCGACGTGATCACGAAGATCGGCAACCGGCTCGTCCGCGACTCCGCGGAACTGACGGTCGCGGTCCGCGCGCACGACGTCGGCGAAGTGGTCCCGGTGTCGCTGGCGCGTGACGGCGCCGGCTTCGTCGTGGACGTAACCCTGGCTTCCGACTGA